The DNA segment TACAATAGAAACTGAGGATATCCCACTGATAATCGAAAATCACAACCTAAGTTCTAAAATTCTTCAATATTGCTAAAAAGTTCGCATTGCTCAATTAAATACACATTCAAAATATAAACATACACATTTACAAACAAAAGAACAAGAAAAACCCTAGAATTTGGGGAAAATGGTTACATAAGAAATATAACAAATTTGGGAAATAACATCGACAACAACCAACATtaataaataagaatataaaataattaatcaaatataatcataaaaacaTTACGTTCAGAAGCTCTTCTCGATTTAGGATCTGGAGGAGCATCTCTCGATTTCTTCCTCTTGTTACTTCTCACGTTCCTCGCCTTCTTGGGTTTAGGAGACTTCTTCATCATCGTTCACATCAAAGCTTAAGAACGAATGGATGTGCAGAAGAAAATGGATGAAGGAAAAAAACAGAATTACGCAAGGGTGAAAATGGATGGCTGAAGAAAAAGGGAGGAATATGGGGATATAAACACATCcgtaatttttataaaaataaaaggtATATGGGTAATTTTTGGTGAAATGGGGAGCTCAAACTAACTTGTTCAGGGATTGCAAACTTAAAATGCACTGAAAATGGACTGCAAAATATAAAATGTTTGGTTCTGGGGATTTATTCCAAATTTATCGtatatttatcatagtttgaaaatcaaataactatataaatatattaaaaaattataaactctaataataataaataatataacggagaaaaaattttcaaataatcatgtatatatgttaaaatataaaattaaggttttaaaatttaaaaaactaatttttcaaaaaaaaaaaaatcgaggcTTTTGACCAGTTCTTTCGGTTCAACCGTTAAAACGGTTTTTGAGATTGTTTCGAATCAAATCAGTAACCGATTTTGGGTCGAACCGGTTGTCGGTACAATCAGATTTGAAAATATAGCATTTAATTGTTGATGCCACAACAGACACATGATCATTTTTCAATGTCATTTAAGCACTTTTAGCTATCACGTAAGTATTTTATGATGTCACGTCAACActctatgaaaaaaaaaaccaaaaaccaattataacttaatttatAAGATCAAAACCCAAAATTATATACTTATATGACCAAAACACAAAATGAACAACTTACAAGATCATTTTGATTACATTTcctttaaatgatttttacacATATCATTTAGTGCGAAAGATGAAATTCAACattatttcattatttttttagcaTGAGTTTTATAATAGTTagagttaatatatatatatagttttgatcatATTGGCAACCATCATGGGCAACTACGTGAGCAACTGCTGACGTGACAATCACTCATTGGATGTACAAAGTGTCACGTCAACTGTTGTTTACGTAATTGCCCATAATGGTTGCTAATGTGATcaaacctatatatatatatatatatacacacacacacacgtacaTCAACTAGAACGTTATTTATCCTTTCATTTTACTATCCAAATAGTtgttaaattgttttgattatATGTAAAAAAACAAGCAACCATATATTAAAAggtttaataatattatatatatatatatatatatatatatatatatttcaaaaaattctTAGTTTTCAAATGAACTCATCCTAGCTATTTGAATAATCAATTCTAAAAGCAACTTCgatcaaatcatcaaaactcCTGAATGCTAGCTACGGCAATTCTTAGTTTTCAAATGAACTCATCCTAGCTATTTGAATAATCAATTCTAAAAGCAACTTCgatcaaatcatcaaaactcCTGAATGCTAGCTACGGCAATTCTTAGTTTTCAAATGAACTCATCCTAGCTATTTGAATAATCAATTCTAAAAGCAACTTCgatcaaatcatcaaaactcCTGAATGCTAGCTACGGCAATTCTTAGTTTTCAAATGAACTCATCCTAGCTATTTGAATAATCAATTCTAAAAGCAACTTCgatcaaatcatcaaaactcCTGAATGCTAGCTACGGCAATTCTTAGTTTTCAAATGAACTCATCCTAGCTATTTGAATATTCAATTCTAAAAGCAACTTCgatcaaatcatcaaaactcCTGAATGCTAGCTACGGCATCTTTGAAACATTCAGCTCAAATTACTagtttttagattttaaatttgAAGAAAACTTCAGTAGATATtcacataattaaataatataatataatattatttatgtttttttattcgaaaaaaaAGGTCGCATAATcacattcatatttttttgtcGTTCTCGTAATTTGACTTTATTAAAACTACTTCTTGATTTGTATCGATCATTTTTCTCTAAATCCAAACTTAATAAATGAGTCATTAGATTTTTCGTGCGTACATATATATCCaggaaattattatttttccctAAAAATTGaactatttgaaattttatgattCTTGTTTTTGAGGAGGAAGGCGTTTGTAAACAAATCGGTCTGATTCATATCTCGAgtcaaaattaatatttttaacataaaaactaaaaaaaaattataagtcGGATCCGTGAGACGATTAATGATTTTTGTTGTTATAAATTGAATATCTAAGTCGTAACTCTGTCTCAAATTGAAACTTAAGATACATCAAATGAATTATAagttaaaaacatatatttaatgATTTATTAATTTGATTGATCGATGATGGACCAATACATAGGATAGAGCGAACCCATACACATCCATCATCGCAATCTTTAAAAGACAGTTTTGCTATAATTTCCAAGCAATTATGACGTTCACTTTTTCTTTAAAGTGTTTTTCATCTTCCTCTTTCTTTCCCATCGATTAATCCATTTAAATGGAAGTCAATTCAACGAACTTTAATTCTTCTAGAAGCATGCCCTTTACTTGTCGTCGAAAAATTTTCCTTTACACTAACATATAttgcataaaataaatgaaaGTTCGGAATATATATACTACGCCATTTTCagctaattttttatttataatttttagtaattcctaactttatatatatataatatataaagatTTCCATTGAAGGTGGATCTTGAAAGAGGAAAAAGAGGATCGGAATCCTTGTGATTATTATGGTTATTTCTATTGAATCTTGATTCTTGGAACGTAGGATCACCATAAAAATCTAACTACCAAGGAgtatcacaaatttaaataaaataaaacaaaatgcaCGTTTTCTTGAGAGTTTCCTCTCCAAAATTAAAAGGAGTCAAAATTTCATGCATGTTCATTTTTCGAAATTACCATTTTGCcctgaaattattattataatgatTCTTTTCTTTACTCATAAAAAATATGTACTATCATCAAATACCCTTTTACATTTTTATGGCAAGATTTATcgtattttatattaataatggAAAAAACTGGGAATTGATAAGATAATTTAAAATGGCTAcagatttgatttaattttgttaaaaccaaaaacaaaaacaaaatgggGGGTTGGGTAAATTTAGAACCACACAGTAGACAAAGAAAAGTCAGATATCAGAGCCCTTGGTGTATAAAATCTGGATCTAAGAGCTTCATCTCTCATCACCTTCTTCTCTCTAGTTTGCTTTGCTGCCCCAAATCCAAAACCATGGCATCGCTGAGCTGCTCAGCGGATCTTGCGCCACTATTCGGTGCCAACGTTACAAACGCAGCCGCCGCAGCTGATTACATCTGCCGCCAATTCTCAACAGTTTCAGACAGATTTGTCGACACCGCCTACGCCGTGGATTCCACATACCTCCTCTTCTCCGCCTATCTCGTGTTCTCCATGCAGCTCGGGTTCGCCATGCTCTGTGCCGGCTCCGTCCGAGCCAAGAACACTATGAACATAATGCTCACGAACGTCCTCGACGCCGCCGCCGGTGGCATCTTCTATTACGTCTTCGGCTTCGCCTTTGCTTTCGGCTCGCCCTCTAACGGATTCATCGGCCGCCATTTCTTCGGCTTGAAGGAGATGCCGTCGTCCCTGTTCGACTACAGCTTCTTCCTCTACCAATGGGCTTTCGCCATAGCGGCGGCCGGAATCACCAGCGGCTCCATAGCGGAGAGAACCCAGTTCGTGGCTTATCTCATCTACTCTTCATTTCTCACGGGATTCGTTTATCCGGTCGTCTCCCACTGGTTTTGGTCCACCGACGGATGGGCCAGTGCTTTTAACACCGGCAACCTATTTCTCGGATCCGGAGTTATTGATTTCGCCGGGTCTGGAGTCGTTCACATGGTGGGAGGCATTGCGGGCCTGTACGGAGCATTGATCGAAGGCCCGAGAATCGGACGCTTCGATCATTCGGGCCGGGCCGTGGCGCTACGCGGCCACAGCGCCACTTTAGTCGTGTTGGGTACGTTCCTGTTATGGTTCGGGTGGTACGGCTTTAACCCTGGCTCGTTCAACAAGATCCTGAGCGCCTACACCAGCGGAAACTACTACGGGCAGTGGTCGGCGGTGGGCCGGACGGCGGTGACCACCACTCTAGCCGGCTGCACCGCCGCGCTAACCACCTTGTTCGGAAAACGTCTCCTCTCCGGGCACTGGAACGTGACAGACGTATGCAACGGGTTGCTGGGCGGATTCGCTGCGATAACCGGCGGTTGCTCTGTGGTGGAGCCCTGGGCTGCGGTGGTCTGCGGCTTCGTGGCGGCGTGGGTGTTGATAGGGTGCAACAAGCTGGCTGAGAAGGTGAAATACGACGACCCATTGGAGGCGGCGCAGCTGCATGGAGGCTGCGGCGCTTGGGGGATCATCTTCACGGCTCTGTTTGCAACCCAGAAATATGTGAATGAGGTGTACCAGGGTAAACCGGATCGGCCATACGGGTTGTTCATGGGTGGGGGTGGGAAGCTTTTGGTTGCCCATATCGTTCAGATTGTGGTGATAATCGGGTGGGTCAGTGCAACGATGGGGCCATTGTTCTATATTCTGCACAAGTTCAAGCTTCTTCGGATCTCGGAGGAAGATGAGTTGGCGGGTATGGATCTGACCCGACATGGTGGATTCGCTTATGTGTACGATGACCAAGATGGACATAAGAATGGCATTCAATTGAAAAAAATAGAGCCAACTACTACTACACCTAATGGCAGATAAAGAAGAACAATTATTATTATCCTAATTCAAACGAATGTTAGGCTAGAATCCTTAGATATTGTTTTCcaagatttgaaatttttttggctTGAAAAATTCCTACTTTCTTTGACTAGTTTGTAGATATTGGGTGGTTGTTATTGAAGATAATGTGAACATGGGACTACGTTTGCTTTCAAGTAAATCTCGTGGAAGTTTACATCTGTATCTCTCTCGAAAAAGGTGAGACTCCGAGGTAACACGGACTGTGTTTGCTTTCGAGTAATTTCATGGAAGTTTACATCAGtattttagaaaaatatttgtctgtttttatttttttttgggcgTGAGACTGACTATATATGTTCTCCATCGGGTGTGGCATCAAATGAGTGTTTGAGTTGGTTATAAATTAAGTGAATGTTTCGAATGAGCCCGTCCCATAAGATTTGCACCATGCATTTGATTTGTCGAATTTTGGTTTTATCGTCATTAAAAAGAAAgagatttaattaaatttataaaaaaaaataataattgtgtACTTGATCCCATCGGATCCTCTTCCAAGTAAAAGTCACATGGCGGCTGATTGAACAAAACCAAGTGAAATAAATCTCGTGACATTTATTTATTAAACTTCGAAATTCGAAATGAGAGGTGGATCCACATCCACATTGTATTGGCTGGCACTAGCTTGAAATTATAATTTGTTTTTTCGACTTCCcttaaatattgaaaaaatgAAAACTGCACAATGATTTAAACTGAATCCCTCAAATTCAAGTAACATGGATTTGTACAATTACAAAAACactattgaattttttttatatcgtATTTTAAATTTATCGTCCTACTTCTTGGTTTTCggtttttcatatatatatatatatatataattgatttgttt comes from the Henckelia pumila isolate YLH828 chromosome 1, ASM3356847v2, whole genome shotgun sequence genome and includes:
- the LOC140878633 gene encoding ammonium transporter 1 member 1-like, with amino-acid sequence MASLSCSADLAPLFGANVTNAAAAADYICRQFSTVSDRFVDTAYAVDSTYLLFSAYLVFSMQLGFAMLCAGSVRAKNTMNIMLTNVLDAAAGGIFYYVFGFAFAFGSPSNGFIGRHFFGLKEMPSSLFDYSFFLYQWAFAIAAAGITSGSIAERTQFVAYLIYSSFLTGFVYPVVSHWFWSTDGWASAFNTGNLFLGSGVIDFAGSGVVHMVGGIAGLYGALIEGPRIGRFDHSGRAVALRGHSATLVVLGTFLLWFGWYGFNPGSFNKILSAYTSGNYYGQWSAVGRTAVTTTLAGCTAALTTLFGKRLLSGHWNVTDVCNGLLGGFAAITGGCSVVEPWAAVVCGFVAAWVLIGCNKLAEKVKYDDPLEAAQLHGGCGAWGIIFTALFATQKYVNEVYQGKPDRPYGLFMGGGGKLLVAHIVQIVVIIGWVSATMGPLFYILHKFKLLRISEEDELAGMDLTRHGGFAYVYDDQDGHKNGIQLKKIEPTTTTPNGR